Proteins from a single region of Coriobacteriia bacterium:
- the trpE gene encoding anthranilate synthase component I — MILPSRDEFAALAADYDVVPVAREVYADLATPISAFMALADGAEHAFLLESVIGGERLGRYSFLGVGDREVISARGHEVVVENGGVAGEYADDPLRVVAREIGVGTVARVPGLPLLVGGAVGYVGYETASSFERVPRHENDVLGVPDFTFMMADVVVAFDHARRVMQVIAPVRPGGAPDIAYDAALKRIDSYLARIDQGPRGAELGAYGVEVPVEMHAHTTRDEFIGQVERAKEHIAAGDIFQVVLSQRYSAPYEGDGLDLYRVLRAVNPSPYMFYLRTRDVTLVGSSPEPLVRVEDGQVLTRPLAGTRPRGTTAAEDGRLRADLLADEKERAEHVMLVDLGRNDIGRVSAPGTVTVDELMEVEYYSHVMHIVSNVTGDLAPGKDAFDALEATFPAGTVSGAPKVRAMEIIRELEPEARGPYAGTVGYVGLDGAMDMCITIRTVVIANGRAYVQSGAGIVADSEPDKEFEECRHKAAALQKALGLAAGMRSESLGTPSADVPRRGPSPLRGSPACEEVRPEGAPNGSERTPAGGAR; from the coding sequence CTCCTGGAGAGCGTTATCGGGGGAGAGCGGCTGGGCCGCTACAGCTTCCTTGGGGTGGGGGATCGCGAGGTCATCAGCGCCCGTGGCCACGAAGTCGTCGTCGAGAACGGCGGCGTTGCCGGAGAGTACGCCGACGATCCGCTGCGCGTTGTCGCTCGTGAGATCGGTGTCGGCACCGTGGCGCGCGTGCCGGGGCTGCCGCTGCTGGTCGGCGGCGCGGTCGGCTACGTGGGCTACGAGACGGCGTCGAGCTTCGAGCGGGTTCCTCGGCATGAGAACGACGTGCTGGGCGTGCCGGACTTCACGTTCATGATGGCCGATGTCGTCGTCGCCTTCGATCACGCCCGCCGAGTCATGCAGGTCATCGCACCGGTGCGGCCCGGCGGAGCTCCCGACATCGCCTACGACGCCGCACTCAAGCGCATCGACAGCTACCTCGCGCGCATCGACCAGGGCCCGCGTGGCGCCGAGCTGGGCGCCTACGGCGTCGAAGTGCCGGTCGAGATGCACGCGCACACCACCCGCGACGAGTTCATCGGCCAGGTGGAACGCGCCAAGGAGCACATCGCGGCCGGCGACATCTTCCAGGTGGTGCTCTCGCAGCGCTACTCGGCGCCCTACGAGGGCGACGGTCTCGATCTGTACCGAGTCTTGCGCGCGGTAAACCCCTCGCCGTACATGTTCTACCTGCGAACCCGCGACGTGACGCTTGTGGGCTCGAGCCCCGAGCCGCTCGTGCGAGTCGAGGACGGCCAGGTGCTCACGCGCCCACTCGCCGGAACTCGGCCGCGCGGGACGACCGCCGCCGAGGATGGCCGCTTGCGAGCCGATCTTCTCGCCGATGAGAAGGAGCGCGCCGAGCACGTCATGCTCGTCGACCTCGGCCGAAACGACATCGGGCGCGTCTCTGCGCCGGGCACGGTGACCGTCGACGAGCTCATGGAGGTCGAGTACTACTCCCACGTCATGCACATCGTGAGCAACGTGACCGGCGACCTCGCGCCCGGCAAGGACGCCTTCGACGCACTCGAAGCGACGTTTCCAGCCGGCACCGTGAGCGGCGCTCCTAAGGTTCGGGCGATGGAGATCATCCGTGAACTCGAGCCCGAGGCACGCGGTCCGTACGCCGGGACGGTGGGCTACGTCGGCCTCGATGGCGCGATGGACATGTGCATCACCATTCGCACCGTCGTCATCGCCAACGGGCGCGCGTACGTCCAGTCCGGCGCCGGCATCGTCGCGGACAGTGAGCCCGATAAGGAATTCGAGGAATGCAGGCATAAGGCCGCAGCACTGCAAAAGGCGTTAGGACTCGCCGCCGGTATGCGCTCAGAGTCGCTGGGCACACCCTCGGCGGACGTCCCTCGGCGGGGGCCCTCGCCGCTGCGCGGCTCCCCCGCCTGCGAAGAGGTCCGCCCAGAGGGTGCCCCCAACGGCTCCGAGCGCACACCCGCGGGAGGTGCCCGATGA